A genomic window from Anticarsia gemmatalis isolate Benzon Research Colony breed Stoneville strain chromosome 22, ilAntGemm2 primary, whole genome shotgun sequence includes:
- the Psi gene encoding P-element somatic inhibitor isoform X3, with amino-acid sequence MSDYSSMATLQNNSQTAGFAAALERARLVAAKLEGGGSKRPLEDGPEPNAKKLASVDTGYQQQQMSGSAAAVAAGARVSAPVGGAGAPPPPGGPSNLMPDQTLNEYIRVPDKMVGLIIGRGGEQITRLQAESCCKIQMAPDSGGQPDRLCTLTGSREAIQRAKELVNQIVNHRGRENAPQHQDSPGGGGGNGGGGGGGGMPQMPRGGGGGGGGGAITEEVMLPGPKVGLIIGKNGKTIKQLQEQSGAKMIVIQDGPNTEYEKPLRISGDPAKVEHAKQLVYELLADKDMGGGQRQQYDDGYPPQDQGNGLATNSTEVLVPKVAVGIVIGRGGDMIKKIQAETGARVQFHQERDDGPGDKRCYLQGKPHQVEQARQMIEDLISSVNEVRSGRGRGAARNGERGADYAQWQDSPDIRVTFTLSNHKCGLIIGRGGEVIKQINAASGAHCELDRRAQGSDRNNRTFYIRGHPEAVEHCKRIIMEKVGVPVNFIQDGNGGNGNGNGGNGNGNGGGEYYGGGGAGGPPAWGYNPHWHQPAQQQPQQQVQINPATGQPDYSQQWIDYYRSMGLMREAEAIEQQAKQQQQQAGMDAPGGGASNAGPATSAPGAGAGGAAPAAPAAHDYSAQWAEYYRNLGKLKEAEAIEAQIKQKQQSGGASGGTTAPGATTPGGSAAPGGGAGGVAGQYAQYGVYAPGVYPAYQPYPGYAAPSQDHHHQ; translated from the exons ATGAGTGATTATTCTTCTATGGCTACGCTTCAAAACAATAGCCAAACGGCGGGATTTGCGGCTGCTTTAGAACGTGCTAGATTG GTTGCTGCTAAGCTTGAGGGTGGTGGCAGTAAGAGGCCTTTGGAGGACGGTCCTGAACCGAATGCAAAGAAGTTGGCTTCAGTGGACACAGGTtatcaacaacaacaaatgAG TGGATCAGCAGCAGCGGTGGCAGCTGGCGCCCGCGTCTCGGCGCCAGTGGGAGGGGCAGGCGCGCCGCCCCCGCCCGGCGGCCCGTCCAACCTCATGCCCGACCAGACACTCAACGAGTACATCCGCGTGCCCGACAAGATGGTTGGACTCA TTATCGGCCGTGGCGGCGAGCAGATCACTCGTCTTCAAGCGGAGTCGTGTTGTAAGATTCAGATGGCGCCGGACTCCGGCGGCCAGCCCGACAGGCTGTGCACACTCACCGGCTCGCGGGAAGCGATACAGAGAGCTAA GGAGCTAGTGAACCAGATAGTGAACCACCGCGGGCGGGAGAACGCGCCGCAGCACCAGGACAGTCCTGGCGGGGGCGGCGGCaacggcggcggcggtggcggcggcggcatGCCGCAGATGCcgcgcggtggcggcggcggaggGGGCGGCGGGGCCATCACG GAGGAAGTAATGCTGCCTGGTCCCAAAGTGGGTCTAATCATCGGTAAGAATGGCAAGACGATCAAACAGTTGCAAGAACAGTCTGGCGCCAAGATGATCGTCATACAGGACGGGCCTAATACTGAATAT GAGAAGCCTCTGCGTATATCTGGTGACCCGGCGAAGGTTGAACACGCCAAGCAGTTGGTGTACGAGCTCCTGGCTGACAAAGACATGGGTGGCGGTCAGAGACAACAATACGACGATGGGTACCCTCCACAGGATCAGGGCAATGGGCTCGCTACCAACTCCACTGAG GTATTAGTGCCCAAAGTAGCCGTGGGCATTGTGATAGGTCGCGGTGGCGATATGATCAAGAAGATTCAAGCCGAGACCGGCGCCAGAGTGCAATTCCATCAGGAGAGAGACGACGGACCCGGGGACAAAAG ATGTTACCTTCAAGGCAAGCCACACCAAGTTGAACAAGCGAGACAAATGATTGAGGATCTCATCTCCAGTGTCAAC GAGGTGCGGTCGGgtcgcgggcgcggcgcggcgcggaaCGGGGAGCGCGGCGCCGACTACGCGCAGTGGCAGGACTCGCCCGACATACGGGTCACCTTCACGCTCTCCAACCACAAGTGTGGCCTCATCATCGGCAGAG GTGGTGAAGTAATAAAGCAGATAAACGCGGCATCGGGCGCCCACTGCGAGCTGGACCGGCGCGCGCAGGGCTCGGACCGGAACAACCGCACCTTCTACATCAGAGGACACCCTGAAGCCGTCGAGCACTGCAAGAGAATCATCATGGAGAAAGTTGGCGTG CCGGTGAACTTCATACAAGACGGCAACGGCGGCAATGGCAACGGGAACGGCGGAAACGGCAACGGTAACGGTGGCGGCGAGTACTACGGCGGCGGTGGAGCCGGCGGCCCGCCCGCCTGGGGCTACAACCCGCACTGGCATCAGCCCGCCCAGCAGCAACCACAG CAACAAGTGCAGATCAATCCAGCGACGGGTCAGCCGGACTACTCTCAGCAGTGGATCGATTACTATCGGTCTATGGGACTGATGCGCGAGGCGGAGGCCATCGAGCAGCAGGCCAAGCAACAACAGCAGCAAGCGGGAATGGACG CGCCGGGCGGCGGCGCCAGCAACGCGGGCCCGGCCACGTCGGcgccgggcgcgggcgcgggcggcgcggctcCTGCCGCTCCCGCCGCGCACGACTACAGCGCGCAGTGGGCCGAGTACTACCGCAACCTCGGCAAGCTCAAGGAGGCCGAGGCCATCGAGGCGCAGATCAAACAGAAG CAGCAGTCGGGCGGCGCGAGCGGCGGCACGACGGCGCCGGGCGCCACGACGCCGGGCGGCTCGGCGGcgccgggcggcggcgcgggcggcgtggCGGGGCAGTACGCGCAGTACGGGGTGTACGCGCCCGGCGTGTACCCCGCCTACCAGCCCTACCCCGgctacgccgcgccctcgcAGGACCACCACCACCAGTAA
- the LOC142982869 gene encoding uncharacterized protein LOC142982869 produces the protein MNENDSDASNSLSEETHAFELQFIKTYEQHPVLWNVNHSDYSNKYRRGVATDVLVKVMKKWNKAATRYTVRRKINALRSSYRKDLRKHLSSKTTGPGGEITYEYTPKNWKYYALSFLGRKIDEECESMKTKGFMEVDLDITKFDEEVSQCCEESETEEIAEIQEIESDSIDVLETYREKRIEVTSQPDAERSQKNRVIANVNNTIFDSSVHDKEFDAIGSNVACKLKRMNSEQRCHAELLINKVLIEGLKNNLTEFTDLTEIYK, from the exons ATGAATGAAAATGATTCAGACGCCAGCAACAGTTTATCTGAAGAAACACACGCCTTTGaactacaatttataaaaacatatgaaCAACACCCAGTGTTATGGAATGTAAACCACTCTGATTACTCAAACAAATATCGAAGGGGCGTCGCAACGGACGTTTTGGTCAAAGTTATGAAGAAATGGAACAAAGCTGCTACTCGATATACCGTACGGAGGAAAATCAATGCATTAAGATCATCATACAGAAAAGATTTGCGCAAACATTTGTCATCAAAGACTACAGGTCCAGGTGGTGAAATTACATACGAATATACTCCAAAAAACTGGAAATATTATGCATTAAGTTTTCTTGGCAGAAAAATTGATGAAGAATGCGAATCAATGAAAACAAAAGGTTTTATGGAAGTTGATTTAGATATTACAAAATTTGAT gaaGAGGTCAGCCAGTGTTGTGAAGAGTCAGAAACTGAAGAGATTGCAGAAATTCAAGAGATTGAGTCAGACAGTATCGACGTTTTAGAAACATATAGAGAAAAACGTATTGAAGTCACAAGCCAGCCTGATGCTGAAAGGTCTCAGAAAAACCGAGTGATTGCCAATGTAAATAATACCATTTTTGACAGCAGTGTGCATGACAAGGAGTTTGATGCAATTGGTTCTAATGTGGCTTGTAAGCTAAAGAGAATGAACTCTGAACAAAGATGTCATGCGGAATTATTGatcaataaagttttaattgaagGATTGAAGAACAATTTGACTGAATTCACCGATTTaacagaaatatataaatag
- the Psi gene encoding P-element somatic inhibitor isoform X1 — protein MSDYSSMATLQNNSQTAGFAAALERARLVAAKLEGGGSKRPLEDGPEPNAKKLASVDTGYQQQQMSGSAAAVAAGARVSAPVGGAGAPPPPGGPSNLMPDQTLNEYIRVPDKMVGLIIGRGGEQITRLQAESCCKIQMAPDSGGQPDRLCTLTGSREAIQRAKELVNQIVNHRGRENAPQHQDSPGGGGGNGGGGGGGGMPQMPRGGGGGGGGGAITEEVMLPGPKVGLIIGKNGKTIKQLQEQSGAKMIVIQDGPNTEYEKPLRISGDPAKVEHAKQLVYELLADKDMGGGQRQQYDDGYPPQDQGNGLATNSTEVLVPKVAVGIVIGRGGDMIKKIQAETGARVQFHQERDDGPGDKRCYLQGKPHQVEQARQMIEDLISSVNRREQEVRSGRGRGAARNGERGADYAQWQDSPDIRVTFTLSNHKCGLIIGRGGEVIKQINAASGAHCELDRRAQGSDRNNRTFYIRGHPEAVEHCKRIIMEKVGVPVNFIQDGNGGNGNGNGGNGNGNGGGEYYGGGGAGGPPAWGYNPHWHQPAQQQPQQQVQINPATGQPDYSQQWIDYYRSMGLMREAEAIEQQAKQQQQQAGMDAPGGGASNAGPATSAPGAGAGGAAPAAPAAHDYSAQWAEYYRNLGKLKEAEAIEAQIKQKQQSGGASGGTTAPGATTPGGSAAPGGGAGGVAGQYAQYGVYAPGVYPAYQPYPGYAAPSQDHHHQ, from the exons ATGAGTGATTATTCTTCTATGGCTACGCTTCAAAACAATAGCCAAACGGCGGGATTTGCGGCTGCTTTAGAACGTGCTAGATTG GTTGCTGCTAAGCTTGAGGGTGGTGGCAGTAAGAGGCCTTTGGAGGACGGTCCTGAACCGAATGCAAAGAAGTTGGCTTCAGTGGACACAGGTtatcaacaacaacaaatgAG TGGATCAGCAGCAGCGGTGGCAGCTGGCGCCCGCGTCTCGGCGCCAGTGGGAGGGGCAGGCGCGCCGCCCCCGCCCGGCGGCCCGTCCAACCTCATGCCCGACCAGACACTCAACGAGTACATCCGCGTGCCCGACAAGATGGTTGGACTCA TTATCGGCCGTGGCGGCGAGCAGATCACTCGTCTTCAAGCGGAGTCGTGTTGTAAGATTCAGATGGCGCCGGACTCCGGCGGCCAGCCCGACAGGCTGTGCACACTCACCGGCTCGCGGGAAGCGATACAGAGAGCTAA GGAGCTAGTGAACCAGATAGTGAACCACCGCGGGCGGGAGAACGCGCCGCAGCACCAGGACAGTCCTGGCGGGGGCGGCGGCaacggcggcggcggtggcggcggcggcatGCCGCAGATGCcgcgcggtggcggcggcggaggGGGCGGCGGGGCCATCACG GAGGAAGTAATGCTGCCTGGTCCCAAAGTGGGTCTAATCATCGGTAAGAATGGCAAGACGATCAAACAGTTGCAAGAACAGTCTGGCGCCAAGATGATCGTCATACAGGACGGGCCTAATACTGAATAT GAGAAGCCTCTGCGTATATCTGGTGACCCGGCGAAGGTTGAACACGCCAAGCAGTTGGTGTACGAGCTCCTGGCTGACAAAGACATGGGTGGCGGTCAGAGACAACAATACGACGATGGGTACCCTCCACAGGATCAGGGCAATGGGCTCGCTACCAACTCCACTGAG GTATTAGTGCCCAAAGTAGCCGTGGGCATTGTGATAGGTCGCGGTGGCGATATGATCAAGAAGATTCAAGCCGAGACCGGCGCCAGAGTGCAATTCCATCAGGAGAGAGACGACGGACCCGGGGACAAAAG ATGTTACCTTCAAGGCAAGCCACACCAAGTTGAACAAGCGAGACAAATGATTGAGGATCTCATCTCCAGTGTCAAC CGGCGCGAGCAGGAGGTGCGGTCGGgtcgcgggcgcggcgcggcgcggaaCGGGGAGCGCGGCGCCGACTACGCGCAGTGGCAGGACTCGCCCGACATACGGGTCACCTTCACGCTCTCCAACCACAAGTGTGGCCTCATCATCGGCAGAG GTGGTGAAGTAATAAAGCAGATAAACGCGGCATCGGGCGCCCACTGCGAGCTGGACCGGCGCGCGCAGGGCTCGGACCGGAACAACCGCACCTTCTACATCAGAGGACACCCTGAAGCCGTCGAGCACTGCAAGAGAATCATCATGGAGAAAGTTGGCGTG CCGGTGAACTTCATACAAGACGGCAACGGCGGCAATGGCAACGGGAACGGCGGAAACGGCAACGGTAACGGTGGCGGCGAGTACTACGGCGGCGGTGGAGCCGGCGGCCCGCCCGCCTGGGGCTACAACCCGCACTGGCATCAGCCCGCCCAGCAGCAACCACAG CAACAAGTGCAGATCAATCCAGCGACGGGTCAGCCGGACTACTCTCAGCAGTGGATCGATTACTATCGGTCTATGGGACTGATGCGCGAGGCGGAGGCCATCGAGCAGCAGGCCAAGCAACAACAGCAGCAAGCGGGAATGGACG CGCCGGGCGGCGGCGCCAGCAACGCGGGCCCGGCCACGTCGGcgccgggcgcgggcgcgggcggcgcggctcCTGCCGCTCCCGCCGCGCACGACTACAGCGCGCAGTGGGCCGAGTACTACCGCAACCTCGGCAAGCTCAAGGAGGCCGAGGCCATCGAGGCGCAGATCAAACAGAAG CAGCAGTCGGGCGGCGCGAGCGGCGGCACGACGGCGCCGGGCGCCACGACGCCGGGCGGCTCGGCGGcgccgggcggcggcgcgggcggcgtggCGGGGCAGTACGCGCAGTACGGGGTGTACGCGCCCGGCGTGTACCCCGCCTACCAGCCCTACCCCGgctacgccgcgccctcgcAGGACCACCACCACCAGTAA
- the Psi gene encoding P-element somatic inhibitor isoform X2, whose protein sequence is MSDYSSMATLQNNSQTAGFAAALERARLVAAKLEGGGSKRPLEDGPEPNAKKLASVDTGYQQQQMSGSAAAVAAGARVSAPVGGAGAPPPPGGPSNLMPDQTLNEYIRVPDKMVGLIIGRGGEQITRLQAESCCKIQMAPDSGGQPDRLCTLTGSREAIQRAKELVNQIVNHRGRENAPQHQDSPGGGGGNGGGGGGGGMPQMPRGGGGGGGGGAITEEVMLPGPKVGLIIGKNGKTIKQLQEQSGAKMIVIQDGPNTEYEKPLRISGDPAKVEHAKQLVYELLADKDMGGGQRQQYDDGYPPQDQGNGLATNSTEVLVPKVAVGIVIGRGGDMIKKIQAETGARVQFHQERDDGPGDKRCYLQGKPHQVEQARQMIEDLISSVNRREQEVRSGRGRGAARNGERGADYAQWQDSPDIRVTFTLSNHKCGLIIGRGGEVIKQINAASGAHCELDRRAQGSDRNNRTFYIRGHPEAVEHCKRIIMEKVGVPVNFIQDGNGGNGNGNGGNGNGNGGGEYYGGGGAGGPPAWGYNPHWHQPAQQQPQQQVQINPATGQPDYSQQWIDYYRSMGLMREAEAIEQQAKQQQQQAGMDAPGGGASNAGPATSAPGAGAGGAAPAAPAAHDYSAQWAEYYRNLGKLKEAEAIEAQIKQKQSGGASGGTTAPGATTPGGSAAPGGGAGGVAGQYAQYGVYAPGVYPAYQPYPGYAAPSQDHHHQ, encoded by the exons ATGAGTGATTATTCTTCTATGGCTACGCTTCAAAACAATAGCCAAACGGCGGGATTTGCGGCTGCTTTAGAACGTGCTAGATTG GTTGCTGCTAAGCTTGAGGGTGGTGGCAGTAAGAGGCCTTTGGAGGACGGTCCTGAACCGAATGCAAAGAAGTTGGCTTCAGTGGACACAGGTtatcaacaacaacaaatgAG TGGATCAGCAGCAGCGGTGGCAGCTGGCGCCCGCGTCTCGGCGCCAGTGGGAGGGGCAGGCGCGCCGCCCCCGCCCGGCGGCCCGTCCAACCTCATGCCCGACCAGACACTCAACGAGTACATCCGCGTGCCCGACAAGATGGTTGGACTCA TTATCGGCCGTGGCGGCGAGCAGATCACTCGTCTTCAAGCGGAGTCGTGTTGTAAGATTCAGATGGCGCCGGACTCCGGCGGCCAGCCCGACAGGCTGTGCACACTCACCGGCTCGCGGGAAGCGATACAGAGAGCTAA GGAGCTAGTGAACCAGATAGTGAACCACCGCGGGCGGGAGAACGCGCCGCAGCACCAGGACAGTCCTGGCGGGGGCGGCGGCaacggcggcggcggtggcggcggcggcatGCCGCAGATGCcgcgcggtggcggcggcggaggGGGCGGCGGGGCCATCACG GAGGAAGTAATGCTGCCTGGTCCCAAAGTGGGTCTAATCATCGGTAAGAATGGCAAGACGATCAAACAGTTGCAAGAACAGTCTGGCGCCAAGATGATCGTCATACAGGACGGGCCTAATACTGAATAT GAGAAGCCTCTGCGTATATCTGGTGACCCGGCGAAGGTTGAACACGCCAAGCAGTTGGTGTACGAGCTCCTGGCTGACAAAGACATGGGTGGCGGTCAGAGACAACAATACGACGATGGGTACCCTCCACAGGATCAGGGCAATGGGCTCGCTACCAACTCCACTGAG GTATTAGTGCCCAAAGTAGCCGTGGGCATTGTGATAGGTCGCGGTGGCGATATGATCAAGAAGATTCAAGCCGAGACCGGCGCCAGAGTGCAATTCCATCAGGAGAGAGACGACGGACCCGGGGACAAAAG ATGTTACCTTCAAGGCAAGCCACACCAAGTTGAACAAGCGAGACAAATGATTGAGGATCTCATCTCCAGTGTCAAC CGGCGCGAGCAGGAGGTGCGGTCGGgtcgcgggcgcggcgcggcgcggaaCGGGGAGCGCGGCGCCGACTACGCGCAGTGGCAGGACTCGCCCGACATACGGGTCACCTTCACGCTCTCCAACCACAAGTGTGGCCTCATCATCGGCAGAG GTGGTGAAGTAATAAAGCAGATAAACGCGGCATCGGGCGCCCACTGCGAGCTGGACCGGCGCGCGCAGGGCTCGGACCGGAACAACCGCACCTTCTACATCAGAGGACACCCTGAAGCCGTCGAGCACTGCAAGAGAATCATCATGGAGAAAGTTGGCGTG CCGGTGAACTTCATACAAGACGGCAACGGCGGCAATGGCAACGGGAACGGCGGAAACGGCAACGGTAACGGTGGCGGCGAGTACTACGGCGGCGGTGGAGCCGGCGGCCCGCCCGCCTGGGGCTACAACCCGCACTGGCATCAGCCCGCCCAGCAGCAACCACAG CAACAAGTGCAGATCAATCCAGCGACGGGTCAGCCGGACTACTCTCAGCAGTGGATCGATTACTATCGGTCTATGGGACTGATGCGCGAGGCGGAGGCCATCGAGCAGCAGGCCAAGCAACAACAGCAGCAAGCGGGAATGGACG CGCCGGGCGGCGGCGCCAGCAACGCGGGCCCGGCCACGTCGGcgccgggcgcgggcgcgggcggcgcggctcCTGCCGCTCCCGCCGCGCACGACTACAGCGCGCAGTGGGCCGAGTACTACCGCAACCTCGGCAAGCTCAAGGAGGCCGAGGCCATCGAGGCGCAGATCAAACAGAAG CAGTCGGGCGGCGCGAGCGGCGGCACGACGGCGCCGGGCGCCACGACGCCGGGCGGCTCGGCGGcgccgggcggcggcgcgggcggcgtggCGGGGCAGTACGCGCAGTACGGGGTGTACGCGCCCGGCGTGTACCCCGCCTACCAGCCCTACCCCGgctacgccgcgccctcgcAGGACCACCACCACCAGTAA